One window from the genome of Bacillus sp. SM2101 encodes:
- a CDS encoding ABC transporter ATP-binding protein, with the protein MLDFNHIFKVFNEGTLDEKIALDHITLSLNKGDFVTVIGSNGAGKSTLMNVVSGRIYPDIGEVIIDGQQVTNLPEHKRAQYIGRVFQDPMAGTAPTMTIEENLAMAFSRTKRRTLHKGVTKKRKVFFKEQLETLHLGLEDRLNAKVGLLSGGERQALSLLMASFTDPKILLLDEHTAALDPARAELITNLTKEIVEKNKLTTLMVTHNMQQALDLGNRLIMMDKGQIIFEASGVEKKKLTVEQLLEEFQRIRGSGFTSDRSVLL; encoded by the coding sequence ATGCTTGATTTTAACCATATCTTCAAAGTTTTTAACGAAGGAACGCTTGATGAAAAAATTGCATTAGATCACATAACGTTATCATTAAATAAAGGAGATTTCGTGACGGTCATAGGAAGTAATGGCGCAGGGAAATCAACGCTTATGAATGTTGTGTCAGGTAGGATTTACCCCGACATAGGTGAGGTTATAATTGATGGGCAACAAGTAACGAATCTACCAGAACATAAGCGAGCTCAATATATCGGCAGAGTATTTCAAGATCCAATGGCAGGTACTGCGCCGACGATGACGATTGAAGAGAATTTGGCAATGGCTTTTTCGAGAACAAAAAGAAGAACTTTACACAAGGGTGTAACAAAAAAGCGTAAGGTGTTTTTTAAAGAACAGCTTGAGACACTTCACTTGGGGCTAGAAGATCGCTTAAATGCAAAAGTAGGCTTATTATCAGGTGGTGAACGTCAAGCATTGTCTTTATTAATGGCTTCATTCACGGATCCAAAAATATTGTTATTAGACGAACATACAGCTGCATTAGATCCTGCTAGGGCAGAATTAATCACAAATTTAACTAAAGAAATTGTAGAAAAGAATAAGCTAACGACTTTGATGGTCACCCATAATATGCAACAAGCTCTAGACTTGGGCAACCGCTTAATTATGATGGATAAAGGTCAAATTATTTTTGAAGCTAGCGGAGTAGAGAAAAAGAAATTGACTGTAGAGCAATTATTAGAAGAGTTTCAGCGCATTCGTGGTTCAGGGTTTACAAGTGATCGATCGGTTTTGTTGTAA
- a CDS encoding ABC transporter permease translates to MPTAIFGAFESGIIYAIMALGVYLSFRILDFPDLTVDGSFVTGAAVAAILIVNGINPFIATIASLLAGFIAGCITGLLHTKGKINPLLSGILMMIALYSINLRIMGRSNIPMLNETTVVTILTDFWKSLGFDTGVVNVLRAIGYSGYIPKTWAIVIFMIIITFAIKLILDRFLQTEIGLALRATGDNKNMIRSFSANTNALTVVGLGLSNALVAFSGAVIAQYNGFSDVGMGIGIIIIGLASVIIGEAIFGTKSIMRTTFAVIGGAIIYRIVVSIALRVEFLEPGDLKLITAVIVVCALIIPKIFESRKDKKRKKQRLQAFVNDHKQLANKEVI, encoded by the coding sequence ATGCCTACAGCAATATTCGGAGCATTTGAGTCAGGTATTATTTATGCAATCATGGCATTAGGTGTATACTTATCATTTCGAATTTTAGACTTTCCAGACTTAACCGTTGATGGGAGTTTTGTAACTGGAGCAGCCGTAGCCGCAATTCTAATAGTAAATGGTATCAATCCTTTTATAGCTACAATCGCTTCTTTGCTAGCGGGATTTATTGCTGGTTGTATCACTGGTTTGCTTCATACGAAAGGAAAAATAAATCCGCTGTTATCAGGGATTTTAATGATGATTGCATTATATTCTATTAATCTTCGTATAATGGGAAGATCAAATATACCGATGTTAAATGAAACAACAGTGGTTACAATTTTAACGGATTTTTGGAAGAGTTTAGGGTTTGATACAGGTGTAGTCAATGTGTTGAGAGCAATAGGGTATTCAGGGTATATACCAAAAACTTGGGCAATTGTTATTTTCATGATTATAATTACATTTGCCATTAAACTTATTTTAGATCGCTTTCTTCAAACGGAGATTGGACTTGCACTACGCGCCACTGGTGACAATAAAAATATGATTCGTAGCTTTTCAGCAAATACGAATGCTTTAACAGTAGTTGGACTAGGATTATCCAATGCCCTTGTCGCTTTTTCTGGTGCAGTCATTGCACAATATAATGGCTTTAGTGATGTCGGAATGGGAATAGGTATCATTATTATTGGCTTGGCCTCAGTTATTATTGGTGAAGCAATATTTGGTACGAAATCGATTATGCGAACGACATTTGCCGTGATCGGTGGTGCAATTATTTACCGCATTGTTGTAAGTATTGCTTTGCGTGTAGAATTTTTAGAACCAGGTGATTTGAAGTTAATTACTGCAGTCATAGTTGTCTGTGCATTAATTATTCCTAAAATATTTGAATCACGTAAAGACAAAAAACGCAAAAAGCAGCGATTACAAGCATTCGTAAATGATCACAAGCAACTAGCGAATAAAGAGGTGATATAG
- a CDS encoding MFS transporter, with protein sequence MKISTWNTSLKIRLIGEMLFNLLYWMYFPFITYYFGSALGNNIAGIFMTIPPLIGIIGIIIGGNLADRLGRRAAMLLGTSIRTIMFCIFAISDSYWLNYLAFIGIGLGGTIYGPASDAMVADLVPQEARKQVFATFMTSNNIGAVIGPVLGSFFFFNYLSELLWACTIVMLVYSIIVYVKIDETMPNYSRKRINANSISSGFKEAWNGYGEILSDKVFLLYILGGASAVIAIMQLDLYLSVYIINYVPSQKLFVWNNLSVALDSKEIFAWMLVLNGVLFVFFVLPITKLLKSWTDRNVFILSAILAGGGLFLVGFSTNIWMLFLLTIIFTFGEIVRAPVINNFVSDYAPEHARGKYMGASRLQFTIGRFLAPLTVFLAEWVSPMGIFSIILFFAFMSVILYIKLYKSYERYITRVGRNT encoded by the coding sequence ATGAAAATTAGTACATGGAATACAAGCTTAAAAATTCGGTTAATTGGTGAAATGTTATTTAATTTGCTGTATTGGATGTATTTCCCGTTCATTACTTATTACTTCGGAAGTGCATTAGGAAATAATATTGCTGGTATTTTTATGACGATCCCCCCTTTAATAGGGATCATTGGAATTATCATTGGTGGGAATCTAGCTGATAGATTAGGTAGACGTGCTGCTATGTTATTAGGGACATCGATTAGAACAATAATGTTTTGTATTTTTGCTATATCAGATTCGTATTGGTTAAATTATTTAGCGTTTATTGGAATTGGCTTAGGAGGTACAATATACGGCCCAGCTAGTGATGCAATGGTAGCTGACTTAGTACCACAAGAAGCGAGGAAACAAGTGTTTGCAACTTTTATGACATCTAATAATATTGGTGCAGTTATAGGGCCTGTATTAGGATCGTTTTTCTTTTTTAACTATCTTAGCGAATTGTTATGGGCTTGCACAATTGTGATGTTAGTTTACTCAATTATTGTTTATGTAAAGATAGACGAAACCATGCCGAATTACTCAAGAAAACGAATAAATGCAAATTCAATTTCCAGTGGATTTAAAGAAGCATGGAACGGGTATGGGGAGATTTTAAGCGATAAAGTCTTCTTGTTGTACATTCTGGGAGGAGCTTCTGCTGTTATAGCGATTATGCAGTTAGACTTATATTTATCAGTATATATTATTAATTATGTTCCTTCTCAAAAGCTATTTGTTTGGAATAACTTGTCTGTAGCACTGGACAGTAAAGAGATTTTTGCGTGGATGTTAGTGTTAAATGGTGTCCTGTTCGTGTTTTTTGTTTTACCTATAACAAAATTGTTAAAAAGCTGGACTGATAGGAACGTTTTTATTCTTTCAGCAATTTTAGCTGGGGGTGGCTTGTTTTTAGTTGGATTTTCTACAAATATTTGGATGCTATTTTTACTAACAATCATTTTTACTTTCGGAGAAATTGTGAGAGCCCCAGTAATAAATAATTTTGTTAGTGACTATGCTCCAGAGCATGCTAGAGGAAAATATATGGGCGCATCTAGATTACAGTTTACAATCGGTAGATTTTTAGCTCCATTAACTGTATTCCTAGCTGAATGGGTTTCACCTATGGGGATCTTTAGCATAATTCTATTTTTTGCGTTTATGAGTGTAATTCTATATATCAAACTATATAAAAGCTACGAGCGTTATATAACAAGAGTGGGAAGAAATACTTAA
- a CDS encoding glycerophosphodiester phosphodiesterase, which yields MEIVTEKRKTRGRFVRNMLLIVLALIILFFLIVQIIPVKKNESNTLLRVGGKPDVIAHRGGAGIAPENTLEAFKLSDSLGVDMLEFDVRLSKDGQVVVMHDETIDRTTNGEGKVSEYSVEELKSFDAGYHFVGPDGSFPYRGKGVTIPTLTEVFESYSHLPMVIEIKENDTKLADEFADIIFQYGMEDKVIIGSFFDEIANYFYDITNGEVAISTASATTKKYVIFQKLFLGNIIPLKEQALQLPTHSSIFDLTTKKLIDAAHERNIAVQYWTINDLDMVEYLLEQGADGIMTDYPNKAIHLLRQKGVDK from the coding sequence TTGGAAATTGTAACTGAGAAGAGGAAAACGAGAGGAAGGTTTGTAAGAAATATGTTATTAATTGTACTAGCTTTAATTATTTTGTTCTTTTTGATTGTCCAAATCATTCCTGTTAAGAAAAATGAAAGTAACACTCTTCTGCGTGTAGGTGGAAAGCCAGATGTGATCGCTCACCGTGGAGGAGCTGGAATAGCTCCTGAAAATACATTAGAGGCATTCAAACTGTCTGATTCACTCGGAGTAGATATGTTAGAATTTGATGTGAGACTATCAAAAGATGGACAAGTAGTAGTAATGCATGATGAAACAATTGATCGAACAACTAATGGAGAGGGTAAAGTATCTGAATATTCTGTTGAAGAATTGAAATCATTTGACGCTGGCTATCATTTTGTAGGTCCAGATGGCTCATTTCCTTATAGAGGTAAGGGCGTTACGATTCCAACTCTAACCGAAGTGTTCGAATCGTATAGTCATTTGCCTATGGTCATAGAAATTAAAGAAAATGATACGAAGTTAGCAGATGAATTTGCTGATATTATTTTTCAATATGGAATGGAAGATAAAGTGATTATAGGATCTTTCTTTGACGAAATAGCAAATTATTTTTACGATATTACTAATGGAGAAGTTGCTATAAGTACTGCAAGTGCTACTACGAAAAAATATGTCATTTTTCAAAAGCTATTTTTAGGAAATATTATTCCGTTAAAAGAACAAGCTCTACAATTACCTACTCACTCAAGTATTTTTGATCTTACTACGAAAAAATTAATTGATGCAGCACATGAAAGAAATATTGCTGTCCAATACTGGACAATTAATGATTTAGACATGGTAGAATATTTACTTGAACAAGGTGCTGATGGAATAATGACGGATTACCCGAATAAAGCTATTCATTTATTACGTCAAAAAGGAGTAGATAAATAA
- a CDS encoding M48 family metallopeptidase yields the protein MRKIVGWTLISYVLFGLFIAMYIFYWADTSIPIQYRGSGADPSTFLNERELMLSEEYSQIRNLLFFLSLPFEWIIYLFVLVLGISYKFNTWAQITSKRKIAQIPIYVFWLSIFVGVLTLPLSWISFTFSKMYNISTQSTSGWLKDRLIDFWLDFGFLVMIAYALFFLITKAKKRWWFYAWVLSIPFSLFLMFVQPVIIDPLYNDFYELKNKELEAEILQMAKQANIPADHVFEVNMSEKTNALNAYVTGIGNNSRIVLWDTTLNRLNEQEILFIMAHEMGHYVKKHIYFGIAGYLILSLIGLYLTSKILHFCIHRWKDILHIRDLSELHSLPLLLLVFSMLTFLASPLENVVSRYQEHTADVYAIDMTMDNEAAIQTFQELSRAGLSQVNPPFIVKIFRYGHPTILERIAYIEERK from the coding sequence ATGAGAAAAATTGTAGGTTGGACGTTAATTTCGTATGTGCTATTTGGGCTATTTATAGCTATGTATATTTTTTATTGGGCTGATACATCAATTCCGATACAGTATAGGGGTTCAGGAGCGGATCCTTCTACGTTCTTAAATGAACGTGAGCTTATGTTGAGTGAAGAGTATTCACAAATAAGAAATTTGTTATTTTTTCTCTCCTTACCATTCGAATGGATTATCTATTTATTTGTACTAGTGTTAGGAATATCATACAAATTCAATACTTGGGCGCAAATAACTTCAAAAAGAAAAATTGCACAAATTCCAATTTATGTATTTTGGTTATCTATTTTTGTTGGGGTTTTAACACTACCACTTAGTTGGATTAGCTTCACCTTTTCTAAAATGTACAATATTTCTACTCAATCTACATCAGGGTGGTTAAAAGACCGATTAATCGATTTCTGGCTTGATTTTGGATTTTTAGTCATGATCGCCTATGCTTTATTTTTTCTCATTACTAAAGCAAAGAAGCGATGGTGGTTTTATGCGTGGGTCTTGTCAATTCCATTTTCCTTATTTTTAATGTTTGTTCAACCAGTGATTATTGATCCGCTTTATAACGATTTTTACGAACTAAAAAATAAAGAGCTTGAAGCAGAAATTTTACAAATGGCAAAACAAGCGAATATCCCTGCTGATCACGTATTTGAGGTTAATATGTCCGAAAAAACAAATGCCTTGAATGCTTATGTCACTGGAATTGGGAATAACTCAAGAATTGTGTTATGGGATACTACATTAAATAGGCTTAATGAACAAGAGATTTTATTTATCATGGCTCATGAAATGGGACATTATGTGAAAAAGCATATTTATTTTGGGATAGCGGGTTATTTAATTCTCTCTCTTATTGGCTTATATTTAACTAGTAAAATTTTACATTTTTGTATTCATAGGTGGAAAGATATTCTACATATTCGTGATTTAAGCGAGCTACATTCACTTCCTTTGTTGTTACTTGTATTTTCTATGCTTACATTTTTAGCAAGCCCATTGGAAAACGTTGTTTCTAGATATCAGGAGCATACAGCAGATGTATACGCGATTGATATGACTATGGACAATGAAGCTGCCATTCAAACTTTTCAAGAATTGTCACGTGCGGGACTTAGTCAAGTGAATCCTCCATTTATTGTGAAAATATTTAGGTATGGTCATCCAACTATACTAGAGAGAATTGCTTATATAGAGGAGCGAAAATAA
- a CDS encoding SCO family protein: MKKLYITFVTLLVLGISSGIFYFSVYKQSGMEFPEDVAMETAYGEPFVFTEMEPKVRLLEFIYTNCPDICPVTTYKMKQLREDFEQEGVFGNKVEFITITIDPAYDTKEVLQEYGKAFELKQGGPWYLLRGSEEDTKKVAEAFEFLYRDPGDGQFIHSAYTYLLDDENNIIEIFGMGEGFDKERVFKRIMRTIN, translated from the coding sequence ATGAAGAAGCTTTACATTACATTTGTCACCTTATTAGTACTCGGTATTTCATCAGGAATATTCTACTTTTCAGTTTATAAACAATCAGGAATGGAATTTCCGGAAGACGTTGCCATGGAAACAGCTTACGGAGAGCCATTTGTATTTACTGAAATGGAACCAAAGGTACGTCTACTAGAATTTATTTACACAAATTGCCCAGATATTTGTCCGGTAACAACTTATAAAATGAAGCAACTGCGTGAAGATTTTGAACAAGAAGGCGTCTTTGGGAATAAAGTCGAATTCATAACTATTACAATTGATCCCGCTTACGATACAAAAGAAGTGTTGCAGGAATATGGCAAAGCATTTGAATTAAAGCAAGGTGGCCCATGGTACCTTCTTCGTGGAAGTGAGGAAGATACAAAAAAAGTTGCAGAAGCGTTTGAATTCTTATATAGAGATCCTGGTGATGGACAATTTATTCATTCAGCCTATACATATTTATTAGACGATGAAAATAACATCATTGAGATTTTTGGTATGGGAGAAGGCTTTGACAAAGAGCGTGTATTCAAAAGGATAATGCGAACTATTAATTAA
- a CDS encoding phosphatase PAP2 family protein encodes MEINRQPTETAKRPVLYHIGFIALCLISVAIFLIIAEVIQQSGKVAFDTVIRDIFVLESQSFVYQLFKDITWLGNKPGVITMLVIMLVWLIWRYRDFKGIILLITMVILQNEFNKVLKDFYQRERPLIDPAIDALGYSFPSGHAMTGLLAYGLATYLIVVNVTSFKAKLFVGIFGSILIFLIGLSRIILSAHYPTDVIAGHALGIVTLIISIYLYQWMKKKNFSKKNDKDTLQVT; translated from the coding sequence ATGGAGATTAATAGACAACCTACAGAGACAGCAAAACGACCTGTCCTTTATCATATTGGATTTATTGCTTTATGTTTGATCTCGGTCGCCATTTTTCTTATTATTGCTGAGGTCATACAACAGTCTGGCAAAGTAGCCTTTGATACAGTGATTAGAGATATCTTTGTTCTAGAGTCACAGTCATTTGTATACCAATTATTTAAGGATATCACTTGGCTTGGAAATAAGCCTGGTGTCATCACGATGCTAGTTATAATGTTAGTATGGTTAATATGGAGATATCGGGATTTCAAAGGTATTATTTTACTCATAACGATGGTTATTTTGCAGAATGAGTTTAATAAAGTGCTTAAAGATTTTTATCAAAGGGAACGACCTTTGATCGATCCTGCGATCGATGCATTAGGCTACAGTTTTCCGAGCGGTCATGCAATGACTGGTTTGTTAGCATATGGACTTGCAACTTATTTAATTGTAGTGAATGTAACATCATTCAAAGCAAAGTTATTCGTTGGCATCTTTGGAAGTATTCTTATATTTTTAATCGGTCTAAGTCGCATTATACTGTCAGCGCATTACCCTACCGATGTTATTGCAGGCCATGCTTTAGGGATAGTTACCCTAATTATTTCGATATATTTGTATCAATGGATGAAGAAAAAAAACTTTAGTAAAAAAAATGATAAAGATACTCTTCAAGTAACGTAA